The following proteins are encoded in a genomic region of Xanthomonas citri pv. mangiferaeindicae:
- a CDS encoding YihA family ribosome biogenesis GTP-binding protein, whose translation MSNPFNRAAYLLAAHVPRQLPPDDGFEVAFAGRSNAGKSSALNALCRQNALARVSKTPGRTQQLVYFELPPHERRFLVDLPGYGYAKVPRELQAHWQAFIADYFANRQALRGLVVVMDIRHPLKDYDRQMIEFAVRNGTPAHALLTKADKLGRGAAGNTLQAVRRELQAQHGEQVSVQTFSSESKAGVDELRAVVARWMEIGAPAPGAD comes from the coding sequence ATGTCCAATCCTTTCAACCGCGCCGCCTACTTGCTCGCCGCGCACGTTCCGCGCCAGCTTCCGCCCGACGACGGCTTCGAAGTCGCGTTCGCCGGCCGCTCCAATGCCGGCAAGTCCAGCGCGCTCAATGCGCTGTGCCGGCAGAACGCGCTGGCGCGCGTGTCCAAGACCCCGGGCCGCACGCAACAGCTGGTGTATTTCGAACTGCCGCCGCACGAGCGCCGGTTCCTGGTCGACCTGCCGGGCTACGGCTATGCCAAGGTGCCGCGCGAGCTGCAGGCCCACTGGCAGGCGTTCATCGCCGACTACTTCGCCAATCGCCAGGCGCTGCGCGGTCTGGTGGTGGTCATGGACATCCGCCACCCGCTCAAGGACTACGACCGGCAGATGATCGAGTTCGCGGTCCGCAACGGCACGCCGGCGCATGCATTGCTGACCAAGGCCGATAAGCTCGGCCGCGGCGCGGCCGGCAACACCTTGCAGGCGGTGCGCCGCGAACTGCAGGCCCAGCACGGCGAGCAGGTCAGCGTGCAGACGTTCTCGTCGGAGTCCAAGGCCGGCGTCGACGAGCTGCGCGCGGTGGTCGCGCGCTGGATGGAGATCGGCGCACCGGCTCCCGGCGCGGACTAG
- a CDS encoding glutamyl endopeptidase, whose protein sequence is MKHVTALGLTLALGALSAGVASAEPLTFQKLGQKARFIHGDDLVTGVQPETAAANRPPTLLQKAAGLSTIMATRDGDQYVATMDPRDVALFEQAIEALEVLGRAPAATPGMPPSLPRADGLPTVSPKVVIGADNRVQVTNTTVAPFYNIGRIGIGCTGTLIGPKHVLTAGHCVSNGAGSFYSSLNFTVAQNGSYQPWGTTSWSRVMTTAEYHNGANTNYDYALIVLSAPPHGGYAAWGTYGGGTHTITGYPGDKPFGTMWRHSGTVNTSGSFRLCYTIDTAGGNSGSGIYDSGYVVRGVHTTGSSSQNCGTRITATVQNTVQNWISANP, encoded by the coding sequence ATGAAGCATGTGACCGCATTGGGATTGACCCTCGCGCTGGGCGCACTGAGCGCTGGTGTGGCGAGCGCCGAGCCCCTGACGTTCCAGAAGCTGGGCCAGAAGGCCCGGTTCATCCACGGCGACGATCTGGTGACCGGCGTCCAGCCCGAGACCGCCGCCGCAAACCGCCCTCCGACCCTGCTGCAGAAGGCCGCGGGTCTGAGCACGATCATGGCCACGCGCGACGGCGATCAGTACGTCGCGACGATGGATCCGCGCGACGTCGCGTTGTTCGAGCAGGCGATCGAGGCTCTCGAGGTGTTGGGCCGCGCGCCTGCCGCAACGCCGGGAATGCCGCCTTCGCTGCCCCGGGCCGACGGCTTGCCGACGGTCTCGCCCAAGGTCGTCATCGGCGCCGACAACCGTGTGCAGGTGACCAACACCACGGTCGCACCGTTCTACAACATCGGCCGCATCGGCATCGGCTGCACCGGCACGCTGATTGGCCCCAAGCATGTGCTTACCGCCGGCCATTGCGTGTCCAACGGCGCGGGCAGCTTCTACTCCAGCCTCAACTTCACCGTGGCGCAGAACGGCAGCTACCAGCCCTGGGGCACGACGTCCTGGAGCCGGGTCATGACGACGGCCGAGTATCACAACGGCGCCAACACCAACTACGACTATGCGTTGATCGTGCTCAGCGCGCCGCCGCACGGCGGCTACGCGGCCTGGGGCACCTACGGCGGTGGCACTCACACCATCACCGGCTACCCGGGCGACAAGCCGTTCGGCACGATGTGGCGGCACTCGGGCACGGTGAACACCAGCGGCTCGTTCCGGCTCTGCTATACGATCGACACCGCCGGCGGCAACAGCGGCAGCGGGATCTACGACAGCGGCTATGTCGTGCGCGGTGTGCACACGACCGGCTCGTCGAGCCAGAACTGCGGGACGCGGATCACCGCCACGGTGCAGAACACGGTGCAGAACTGGATCTCCGCCAACCCCTGA
- a CDS encoding glutamate--cysteine ligase → MSSPSHVADTPITDRNALVEVLASGEKPTADWRIGTEHEKFGFRLSDLRPPTFDGPQGIEALLTGLTRFGWAPVDENGRTVALLKDGASVTLEPAGQLELSGAPLIDIHATCSEVHAHLREVRAVAEDLGLGFLGMGFQPKWRRDEMPWMPKGRYRIMRDYMPKVGTLGLDMMTRTCTVQVNLDYASEADMVKKFRVSLALQPVATALFADSPFTEGKPNGFLSYRSHIWTDTDADRTGMLDFVFEDGFGYERYVDYLLDVPMYFSYRDGVYHDASGQSFRDFLRGALPALPGQLPTLRDWSDHMTTAFPEVRLKKYLEMRGADGGPWGRLCALPAFWVGLLYDDTALDAAWDLVRDLTLTERNALRDAVPRQALATPWRHGTLRDLAIEALKISAAGLQRRARRNGDGQDERVFLETLIEIAESGQTPAEQKLALYDGPWQGDIDRVFREFAY, encoded by the coding sequence TTGTCCAGCCCCAGCCACGTTGCCGATACGCCGATCACCGACCGCAACGCGCTGGTGGAAGTCCTGGCTTCGGGTGAGAAGCCGACTGCCGACTGGCGCATCGGTACCGAGCACGAGAAGTTCGGCTTTCGCCTGTCCGACCTGCGCCCGCCGACCTTCGATGGACCGCAGGGCATCGAGGCGCTGCTGACCGGGCTCACCCGGTTCGGCTGGGCGCCAGTCGACGAGAACGGCCGCACCGTCGCTCTCCTCAAGGATGGCGCGTCGGTGACGCTGGAGCCGGCCGGGCAGCTGGAGCTGTCGGGCGCGCCGCTGATCGACATCCACGCCACCTGCAGCGAGGTGCACGCGCACCTGCGCGAAGTGCGCGCGGTCGCCGAAGACCTGGGCCTGGGCTTTCTGGGCATGGGCTTCCAGCCCAAGTGGCGGCGCGACGAGATGCCGTGGATGCCCAAGGGTCGCTACCGGATCATGCGCGACTACATGCCCAAGGTCGGCACGCTCGGCCTGGACATGATGACCCGCACCTGCACGGTGCAGGTCAACCTGGATTACGCGTCCGAAGCGGACATGGTCAAGAAGTTCCGCGTGTCGCTGGCGTTGCAGCCGGTGGCGACCGCGCTGTTCGCCGATTCGCCGTTTACCGAAGGCAAGCCCAACGGGTTTCTGAGCTACCGCTCGCACATCTGGACCGACACCGACGCCGACCGCACCGGCATGCTCGACTTCGTGTTCGAGGACGGCTTCGGCTACGAGCGCTACGTCGACTACCTGCTCGACGTGCCGATGTACTTCTCCTATCGCGACGGGGTCTATCACGACGCCAGCGGCCAGAGCTTCCGCGACTTCCTGCGGGGCGCGCTGCCGGCGTTGCCCGGCCAGTTGCCGACGCTGCGCGACTGGTCCGATCACATGACCACGGCGTTCCCCGAGGTGCGGCTCAAGAAGTACCTGGAGATGCGCGGCGCCGACGGCGGTCCCTGGGGCCGGCTGTGCGCGCTGCCCGCGTTCTGGGTCGGCCTGCTCTATGACGACACCGCGCTCGACGCGGCCTGGGATCTGGTGCGCGACCTCACGCTCACCGAGCGCAATGCGCTGCGCGACGCGGTGCCGCGGCAGGCGCTCGCCACGCCGTGGCGCCATGGCACGCTGCGCGATCTTGCCATCGAGGCGCTGAAGATCTCCGCCGCCGGCCTGCAGCGCCGCGCCCGCCGCAACGGCGACGGCCAGGACGAGCGCGTGTTCCTGGAGACGCTGATCGAGATTGCCGAGTCAGGCCAGACCCCGGCCGAACAGAAGCTCGCGCTGTACGACGGCCCCTGGCAGGGTGACATCGACCGCGTGTTCCGCGAGTTCGCCTACTGA
- a CDS encoding phosphoenolpyruvate carboxylase yields MTPDASQDPAPPLRDVEFARTDTLLRDDVRRLGAMVGDMLAEQASPVLLERVEALRRAAIARRESGSPVDALAEGLSQVGTDEAEALVRAFAAYFGAVNLAERVHRIRRRRDYQRASDAPQPGGLEAVVRALHDDGVSLDDLQACLARLHVEPVFTAHPTEAVRRVLLEKERTIVERLIADIDRERTPTERRADDARIGQALASAWQTSESPARKPTVADEVDHVGFYLSNVLYRVLPVFYEALGDAIERVYGTRPALPQVLRFGTWVGGDMDGNPNVNADTMRAALGAQRSLALAQYRRDLRGLGNVLTQTLGRATIDEAVLARVEDYRRRLPDAEAVLNPRHADMPYRRLLDLIDARLAATAAEHRAGYPDAGAFIDDLVLIDASLRAHRGEHAGRFALERLLWRARTFGFHLAALDLRQDSAVHDEVLGRIDGGDWAARDVAARVERLHAMLDAPPRAPAGDDGDVVASTLGVFRAVVDLRRSHGEAATGLYIISMARSAADALAVLALARIAGCVEDGDVPLDVAPLFETVDDLEAAPVVMRALFDDPRYRAHLATRGDRQTVMLGYSDSAKDGGLLASRWALQRTQVELTALAQAAGVRIAFFHGRGGSVSRGGGKTGRAIQAAPRGSVDGVLRVTEQGEVIHRKYGIRALALRNLEQTAAAVLQATLRPRPADPREDTWRDLAGELAGVSRAHYRALVHERADFPDYFRAATPIDVIERLQIGSRPSRRREGGIANLRAIPWVFAWAQNRSGLTGWYGLGTALAHGIERHGREAMAEMARDWPFFRAALDDVEMLLAKSDIDIFERYSQLAGDAHAAFFPEIAAEFRRVRDAILLLKGQDALLADDYRLQLSIRLRNPYVDPISLLQVELLRRWRAADREDDDLLRALISTVNGIAAGIQNTG; encoded by the coding sequence ATGACGCCAGACGCCTCCCAAGATCCCGCCCCGCCGCTGCGCGACGTCGAGTTCGCGCGTACCGATACCCTGCTGCGTGACGATGTCCGCCGACTCGGCGCGATGGTCGGCGACATGCTCGCCGAGCAAGCCTCGCCGGTGCTGCTCGAGCGCGTCGAAGCGCTGCGGCGCGCGGCGATCGCGCGGCGCGAATCCGGCAGTCCGGTCGATGCGCTGGCCGAGGGCCTGTCGCAGGTCGGCACCGACGAGGCCGAGGCGCTGGTACGTGCATTCGCCGCCTACTTTGGCGCGGTCAATCTCGCCGAGCGCGTGCACCGCATCCGCCGCCGCCGGGACTACCAGCGCGCCAGCGACGCGCCGCAGCCCGGTGGACTGGAAGCGGTGGTGCGCGCGCTGCACGACGACGGCGTGAGCCTCGACGACTTGCAGGCGTGTCTGGCGCGATTGCATGTCGAGCCGGTGTTCACCGCGCACCCGACCGAGGCGGTGCGCCGGGTGTTGCTGGAAAAAGAGCGCACGATCGTCGAGCGGCTGATCGCCGACATCGACCGCGAACGCACACCGACCGAGCGCCGGGCTGACGATGCCCGGATCGGACAGGCGCTCGCCTCGGCCTGGCAGACCTCCGAATCGCCGGCGCGCAAGCCCACCGTCGCCGACGAGGTCGACCACGTCGGCTTCTATCTATCGAACGTGCTCTACCGCGTGCTGCCGGTGTTTTACGAAGCGCTCGGCGATGCGATCGAACGCGTCTACGGCACCCGGCCGGCGTTGCCGCAGGTGCTGCGCTTCGGGACCTGGGTCGGCGGCGACATGGACGGCAATCCCAACGTCAATGCCGACACCATGCGCGCCGCGCTCGGCGCCCAGCGCAGCCTGGCGCTGGCGCAATACCGCCGCGACCTGCGTGGGCTGGGTAACGTCCTGACCCAGACCCTGGGCCGGGCGACGATCGACGAGGCGGTGCTGGCGCGGGTCGAAGACTACCGGCGGCGGCTGCCCGACGCCGAGGCGGTGCTCAATCCGCGGCACGCCGATATGCCGTACCGGCGCTTGCTCGACCTGATCGACGCACGCCTGGCAGCGACCGCGGCCGAGCACCGCGCCGGCTATCCCGATGCCGGTGCGTTCATCGACGACCTGGTGTTGATCGACGCCAGTCTGCGCGCGCACCGCGGCGAGCACGCCGGACGCTTCGCGCTCGAACGGTTGCTGTGGCGCGCGCGGACCTTCGGCTTCCATCTCGCCGCGCTCGACTTACGTCAGGATTCGGCGGTCCACGACGAGGTGCTCGGCCGCATCGACGGCGGCGACTGGGCCGCGCGCGATGTCGCCGCGCGCGTCGAACGCCTGCACGCGATGCTCGACGCGCCGCCTCGGGCACCGGCCGGCGACGACGGCGATGTCGTCGCCTCGACGCTCGGTGTGTTCCGCGCCGTGGTCGACCTGCGTCGCAGCCACGGTGAGGCTGCGACCGGCCTGTACATCATCTCGATGGCGCGCAGCGCCGCCGACGCGCTGGCGGTGCTGGCGCTGGCGCGCATCGCCGGCTGCGTCGAGGACGGCGACGTGCCGCTCGACGTCGCTCCGCTGTTCGAGACCGTCGACGACCTCGAGGCGGCGCCGGTCGTCATGCGCGCGCTGTTCGACGATCCCCGCTACCGGGCGCACCTGGCCACGCGCGGCGATCGCCAGACCGTGATGCTCGGCTACTCGGACAGCGCCAAGGACGGCGGCCTGCTGGCGTCGCGCTGGGCCCTGCAGCGCACCCAGGTCGAGCTGACCGCGCTGGCCCAGGCGGCCGGCGTGCGCATCGCCTTCTTCCATGGCCGCGGCGGCTCGGTCAGCCGCGGCGGCGGCAAGACCGGCCGCGCGATCCAGGCCGCGCCGCGCGGCTCGGTCGACGGCGTGCTGCGTGTGACCGAGCAGGGCGAGGTGATCCACCGCAAGTACGGCATCCGTGCGCTGGCGTTGCGCAACCTCGAACAGACCGCCGCCGCGGTGTTGCAGGCCACGCTGCGGCCGCGCCCGGCCGACCCGCGCGAGGACACTTGGCGGGACCTGGCCGGCGAGCTCGCCGGCGTCTCGCGCGCGCATTACCGCGCGCTGGTGCACGAACGCGCGGACTTCCCCGATTACTTCCGCGCCGCCACACCGATCGATGTCATCGAGCGGCTGCAGATCGGCTCGCGGCCCTCCCGTCGGCGCGAAGGCGGCATCGCCAACCTGCGCGCGATTCCCTGGGTGTTCGCCTGGGCGCAGAACCGCTCCGGCCTGACCGGCTGGTACGGCCTGGGCACCGCGCTCGCGCACGGCATCGAGCGCCACGGACGCGAGGCGATGGCCGAGATGGCGCGCGACTGGCCGTTCTTCCGCGCCGCACTCGACGATGTCGAGATGCTGCTGGCCAAGAGCGACATCGACATCTTCGAGCGCTATTCGCAGCTGGCCGGCGACGCCCATGCCGCGTTCTTCCCCGAGATCGCGGCCGAGTTCCGCCGCGTCCGCGATGCGATCCTGCTGCTCAAGGGACAGGACGCGCTGCTGGCCGACGACTACCGCCTGCAGCTGTCGATCCGCCTGCGCAACCCCTACGTCGATCCGATCAGCCTGCTGCAGGTCGAACTGTTGCGTCGCTGGCGCGCCGCCGACCGCGAGGACGACGATCTGCTGCGCGCGCTGATCTCGACCGTCAACGGCATCGCGGCGGGCATCCAGAACACAGGCTGA
- a CDS encoding regulator: MPHSPEEKKRVLARVRRMRGQLDALERALEAGADCAPVLQQLAAIRGAVNGLMAGVLESHLREELAGASSADRRQASIDDAIALVRSYLR; this comes from the coding sequence ATGCCCCATTCGCCCGAGGAAAAGAAGCGTGTGCTTGCCCGTGTGCGTCGCATGCGCGGCCAGCTCGACGCGCTCGAGCGCGCGCTCGAGGCCGGGGCCGACTGCGCGCCGGTGCTCCAGCAGCTCGCGGCGATCCGCGGTGCGGTCAACGGCCTGATGGCCGGCGTGCTCGAAAGTCACCTGCGCGAAGAACTCGCCGGGGCCAGCAGTGCCGATCGGCGGCAGGCCTCGATCGACGACGCCATCGCGCTGGTCCGGTCCTACCTGCGCTGA
- a CDS encoding S-(hydroxymethyl)glutathione dehydrogenase/class III alcohol dehydrogenase, whose product MKSRAAVAFAPGQPLKIVEIDVAPPKAGEVLVKITHTGVCHTDAFTLSGDDPEGLFPAVLGHEGAGIVVEVGEGVTSVKPGDHVIPLYTAECGECLFCKSGKTNLCVAVRATQGKGVMPDGTTRFSYNGEPIYHYMGCSTFSEYTVVAEVSLAKINPDANPEHVCLLGCGVTTGIGAVHNTAKVQEGDSVAVFGLGGIGLAVIQGARQAKAGRIIAVDTNPSKFELAREFGATDCVNPKDFDQPIQQVIVEMTGWGVDHSFECIGNVNVMRAALECAHRGWGQSVIIGVAGAGQEISTRPFQLVTGRKWLGTAFGGVKGRSQLPGMVEDAMKGEIELAPFVTHTMGLDAINDAFDLMHEGKSIRSVVHY is encoded by the coding sequence ATGAAATCCCGTGCTGCCGTCGCCTTTGCCCCCGGGCAACCGCTGAAGATCGTCGAGATCGACGTCGCGCCGCCCAAGGCCGGCGAGGTGCTGGTGAAGATCACCCACACCGGTGTCTGCCACACCGACGCATTCACGCTGTCGGGCGACGATCCGGAAGGGCTGTTCCCCGCCGTGCTCGGCCACGAGGGCGCGGGCATCGTCGTCGAGGTGGGCGAGGGCGTGACCTCGGTCAAGCCGGGCGATCACGTGATTCCGCTCTACACCGCCGAATGCGGCGAGTGTCTGTTCTGCAAGTCAGGCAAGACCAACCTGTGCGTCGCCGTGCGCGCCACGCAGGGCAAGGGCGTGATGCCCGACGGCACCACGCGCTTTTCCTACAACGGCGAGCCGATCTATCACTACATGGGCTGCTCGACCTTCAGCGAGTACACCGTCGTCGCCGAGGTCTCGCTGGCGAAGATCAATCCCGACGCCAACCCCGAGCACGTCTGCCTGCTGGGCTGCGGTGTGACCACCGGCATCGGCGCGGTACACAACACCGCCAAGGTGCAGGAAGGCGACAGTGTCGCCGTGTTCGGCCTGGGCGGCATCGGCCTGGCGGTGATCCAGGGCGCGCGTCAGGCCAAGGCCGGTCGCATCATCGCCGTGGACACCAATCCGTCGAAGTTCGAGCTGGCACGCGAGTTCGGCGCCACCGACTGCGTGAACCCGAAGGACTTCGACCAGCCGATCCAGCAGGTGATCGTCGAGATGACCGGCTGGGGCGTGGACCATTCGTTCGAGTGCATCGGCAACGTCAACGTGATGCGCGCCGCGCTCGAATGCGCGCACCGCGGCTGGGGCCAGAGCGTGATCATCGGCGTCGCCGGCGCCGGCCAGGAGATCAGCACGCGGCCGTTCCAACTGGTCACCGGGCGCAAGTGGCTCGGCACCGCGTTCGGTGGGGTCAAGGGCCGCTCGCAGCTGCCGGGCATGGTCGAGGATGCGATGAAGGGCGAGATCGAACTGGCGCCGTTCGTCACCCACACGATGGGTCTGGACGCGATCAACGACGCCTTCGATCTGATGCACGAGGGCAAGTCGATCCGCTCGGTGGTCCACTACTGA
- a CDS encoding S-formylglutathione hydrolase: protein MQRIEHRASFGGWQDVYEHASDTLGCTMRFAVYLPPQAEHGPLPVLYWLSGLTCNEQNFITKAGAQRYAAEHGVIVVAPDTSPRGEGVADAEGYDLGQGAGFYVDATQAPWSAHYRMHDYIARELPALIEAQFPTTDARAISGHSMGGHGALVIALKHPGRYRSVSAFSPIVAPSQVPWGEKAFSAYLGDDRAAWQAWDATALVATARERLPLLIDQGEADEFLDGQLRPQLLQAACAAAGHPLELRMQPGYDHSYYFIASFIADHIAHHARALRG from the coding sequence ATGCAACGCATCGAACATCGCGCCAGCTTCGGCGGCTGGCAGGACGTCTACGAACACGCCTCGGACACGCTCGGCTGCACGATGCGGTTCGCGGTCTATCTGCCGCCGCAGGCCGAGCACGGCCCGCTGCCGGTGCTGTACTGGCTCAGCGGCCTGACCTGCAACGAGCAGAACTTCATCACCAAGGCCGGTGCGCAGCGCTACGCCGCCGAGCATGGCGTGATCGTCGTTGCGCCCGACACCAGCCCGCGCGGCGAGGGCGTGGCCGACGCCGAGGGCTACGACCTCGGACAGGGTGCCGGCTTCTACGTCGATGCCACGCAGGCGCCGTGGTCGGCGCACTACCGCATGCACGACTACATCGCGCGCGAACTGCCCGCGCTGATCGAAGCCCAGTTCCCGACCACCGATGCGCGCGCGATCAGCGGACATTCGATGGGCGGCCACGGCGCGCTGGTGATCGCGCTCAAGCACCCCGGGCGCTACCGCAGCGTGTCGGCGTTCTCGCCGATCGTCGCGCCCAGCCAGGTGCCGTGGGGCGAGAAGGCGTTCTCGGCGTATCTCGGCGACGACCGCGCCGCCTGGCAGGCCTGGGACGCGACCGCGCTGGTGGCCACCGCGCGCGAGCGCCTGCCGCTGTTGATCGACCAGGGCGAGGCCGACGAGTTCCTCGACGGCCAACTGCGCCCGCAACTGCTGCAGGCCGCCTGCGCCGCCGCCGGCCATCCGCTGGAATTGCGCATGCAGCCCGGCTACGACCACAGCTACTACTTCATCGCCAGCTTCATCGCCGACCACATCGCCCACCACGCCCGCGCGCTGCGCGGCTGA
- a CDS encoding amidophosphoribosyltransferase, which translates to MTQAVNQTPGPPVDERRAHRWLRRLFAARCLVCEERGDDGRALCAACAAALPWNGPACARCAVPLAAGDTLCGGCLRRPPPLDATYAAFVYGFPVDRLLPRLKFHRDLAAGALLSASMARALAPRPRPDALVPVPLHPARLRARGYDQALELARPLARALALPLRADLLRRSRATAPQSRLDAPARRRNVGGAFVATARGALPAHVALVDDVMTTGATLHAAALALRRLGIARVDAWVCARVP; encoded by the coding sequence ATGACACAGGCTGTCAACCAGACGCCCGGCCCGCCGGTTGACGAGCGCCGTGCCCATCGCTGGCTGCGACGCCTGTTCGCGGCACGCTGCCTGGTGTGCGAGGAACGCGGCGACGACGGCCGCGCGCTGTGCGCGGCCTGCGCCGCGGCGCTGCCGTGGAACGGCCCGGCCTGCGCGCGCTGCGCCGTCCCGCTGGCGGCCGGCGATACGCTGTGCGGCGGATGCCTGCGTCGCCCGCCGCCGCTCGATGCGACCTACGCGGCTTTTGTCTACGGCTTTCCGGTCGACCGCCTGCTGCCGCGGCTGAAGTTCCACCGCGACCTCGCCGCCGGTGCGCTGCTGTCGGCATCCATGGCGCGGGCCTTGGCCCCGCGGCCGCGGCCAGACGCGTTGGTGCCGGTGCCGCTGCATCCGGCGCGGCTGCGCGCCCGCGGCTACGACCAGGCGCTGGAACTGGCGCGTCCACTGGCCCGCGCGTTGGCGCTGCCGCTGCGTGCCGACCTGTTGCGCCGGTCCCGCGCGACCGCGCCGCAGTCCCGGCTCGATGCACCGGCGCGGCGCCGCAATGTCGGGGGCGCCTTCGTGGCGACAGCACGTGGCGCGTTGCCTGCGCACGTCGCACTGGTCGACGACGTCATGACCACCGGCGCGACCCTGCACGCGGCCGCGTTGGCGCTGCGTCGGCTGGGCATCGCACGCGTCGATGCCTGGGTCTGCGCGCGGGTGCCGTGA
- a CDS encoding biotin synthase BioB — protein MSVVSHARDTAGQPTLRHDWSRSEVEALFALPLTELLFRAAQVHREHFDPAEVQVSTLLSVKTGGCPEDCAYCPQAQRYHTGVDATKLMATEAVLEKARQAKAAGATRFCMGAAWRSPKDRDIPKVAAMIREVKALGMETCATLGMLSGEQARALKDAGLDYYNHNIDTDPEYYDAIIRTRDLQDRFDTLEHVREAGLKTCCGGIVGMGESGRQRAGLLRTLANLPAHPDSVPINRLVQVEGTPLHGTEQIDPFDFVRTIAVARILMPRSMVRLSAGRQDMSDELQAMCFLAGANSIFYGEQLLTTGNPDTERDLALFARLGLRPMQVMVDAADHDHPGTVHADIIELPQHPASCAA, from the coding sequence ATGTCCGTTGTCAGCCACGCCCGCGATACCGCCGGCCAGCCCACCCTGCGTCACGACTGGAGCCGTTCGGAGGTCGAAGCGCTGTTCGCGCTGCCGCTGACCGAGCTGCTGTTCCGCGCCGCCCAGGTGCATCGTGAGCACTTCGATCCGGCCGAGGTCCAGGTCAGCACGCTGCTGTCGGTCAAGACCGGCGGCTGCCCCGAGGACTGCGCCTACTGCCCGCAGGCCCAGCGCTATCACACTGGGGTCGATGCGACCAAGCTGATGGCCACCGAGGCGGTGCTGGAAAAGGCGCGCCAGGCCAAGGCCGCCGGCGCGACGCGCTTCTGCATGGGCGCGGCGTGGCGCTCGCCCAAGGACCGCGACATCCCGAAGGTCGCGGCCATGATCCGCGAGGTCAAGGCGTTGGGCATGGAGACCTGCGCCACGTTGGGCATGCTCAGCGGCGAGCAGGCGCGCGCGCTCAAGGATGCGGGCCTGGACTACTACAACCACAACATCGATACCGACCCCGAGTACTACGACGCGATCATCCGCACGCGTGATTTGCAGGACCGCTTCGACACCCTCGAGCACGTGCGCGAGGCGGGCCTGAAGACCTGCTGCGGCGGCATCGTCGGCATGGGCGAGAGCGGCCGCCAGCGCGCCGGTCTGCTGCGCACGCTGGCCAACCTGCCGGCGCATCCCGATTCGGTGCCGATCAACCGCTTGGTGCAGGTCGAGGGCACGCCGCTGCACGGCACCGAGCAGATCGACCCGTTCGACTTCGTGCGCACGATCGCGGTCGCGCGGATCCTGATGCCGCGCTCGATGGTGCGGCTGTCGGCCGGGCGCCAGGACATGAGCGACGAGCTGCAGGCGATGTGCTTTCTGGCCGGCGCGAATTCGATCTTCTACGGCGAGCAGCTGCTGACCACCGGTAATCCCGACACCGAGCGCGACCTGGCGCTGTTCGCGCGCCTGGGTCTGCGGCCGATGCAGGTGATGGTCGATGCCGCCGACCACGACCACCCGGGCACCGTGCACGCCGACATCATCGAACTGCCGCAGCACCCGGCGAGCTGCGCGGCATGA